GGAGTTGATGGTGAGGGTAAACCGCAGCGGCTGGCCGTTCTTGTCGGCGACGCCGTCGTTGTTGGTGTCGCGCCACCCGGCCTGGGCCAGCAGCGCCTTGGCCTGGTTCACGTCGTAGGGCAGCGGCTGCTGCTGCGTGTACATGGGGCTCCACGAGGGAATCATCCCCGTGGCGGGCTGCCCGAAGCCGCCCAGCAGGCCGTCGATGATGCGCTGGCGGTCGATGGCCATCGTGAGCGCGCGGCGCACCCGCGCGTCGGCGAATAGCGGCCGCGTGTTGTTCCAGGCGAAGAAGGTGAACTCGCGCGACGGGTAGTGGCGCAGATCCAGCCCGCGCTGCTGCTGCACCTGCTTGGCCTGGTCGGGCTGCAGGGTGTAGGCGGCCATGTCGGCGGTGCCGTTCACCAGCTCCGTGACCATGGTGGTGGCCTCGGGGGTAATGCGGAACACCACGCGATCAAGGTTGGGGCGCCCGCCCAGGGGCTGCGGAAAGTCGGGGTTGGCGACCAGCGTGAGCGACTGGTTGGCCTTCCACTCGCCGAACTTGAACGGGCCGCTGCCGACCGGGCTGCGGTTGAACGGGTGCGTGGAAAGCTCGCCGGCCGACACGCCCTGCAGCAGGTGCCGGGGCATGGGCGCCCACCAGAAGGCGTCGAGCGCCTGGGCGTGCGGGGCCTTGAAATCGAAGCGGATGGTGTACGGGTCAACCACCGTGGCCGACTTCACCATGTTCAGGAACGCCGAACTCAGCAGCGAGGCGGCGGCGCTGTCCTGGGCCAGGTCGTAGGTGAACTTCACGTCCTCGGCGGTGACGGGCTTGCCGTCGTGCCAGCGCACGTCGCGGCGCAGGTGAAAGGTAACGTTGTTCTCCGTCAGGTCCCACCGCTCGGCCAGCCACGGCTGGGGCTGAAGCTTGGCGTCGTACTGGATGATGGGCGTGAACAGCATGTGCTTGATCACGTCATCGGTGGTCAGGTGCGTGTTGGTGACCGGGTTGAAGGCCTGGAAGTCGGTCGACACGGCGAGGGCCGCGGTTCCGCCCTGCTGCGGCGGCCCGGCGTCCTTGCCCTTTTCGCCCGCCTTGTCGCCACCGCCACCCCCGCCGCCGCACGCGGCCGCCAGCACGAGCAGTCCCGGCAGAACCCGCCGGAGATGTCTGGCCTTCATCCCGTCCCCCTCACGTCATCGGTGTGCACCACGCGCGCGCCGGACGCGGCGCCGCTGAGACCGGCTCA
The genomic region above belongs to Longimicrobium sp. and contains:
- a CDS encoding ABC transporter substrate-binding protein, with product MKARHLRRVLPGLLVLAAACGGGGGGGDKAGEKGKDAGPPQQGGTAALAVSTDFQAFNPVTNTHLTTDDVIKHMLFTPIIQYDAKLQPQPWLAERWDLTENNVTFHLRRDVRWHDGKPVTAEDVKFTYDLAQDSAAASLLSSAFLNMVKSATVVDPYTIRFDFKAPHAQALDAFWWAPMPRHLLQGVSAGELSTHPFNRSPVGSGPFKFGEWKANQSLTLVANPDFPQPLGGRPNLDRVVFRITPEATTMVTELVNGTADMAAYTLQPDQAKQVQQQRGLDLRHYPSREFTFFAWNNTRPLFADARVRRALTMAIDRQRIIDGLLGGFGQPATGMIPSWSPMYTQQQPLPYDVNQAKALLAQAGWRDTNNDGVADKNGQPLRFTLTINSANRTHADIAQVVQQQLKAAGVAIDIRPQEFQSMLQQYKAREYDAVLANWSLDTFKVDPTPLFSCAQARVKGSANRTGYCNPQADQLAEQGMRSTDAAQAKQVWAQWAQLIQQDQPITFLYWSEDIAGLGPRVQNVEADARSKIVNIRDWWVRQR